A single window of Vibrio sp. SCSIO 43137 DNA harbors:
- a CDS encoding TIGR02647 family protein, producing the protein MKFSQNNLAELNLLLQFDISSAATGIKVHQEASEDVKNAVASLYSKGLCTMPDGGYLTDEGIEMAEHADKLLRVLSA; encoded by the coding sequence ATGAAATTTAGCCAAAACAACCTAGCAGAACTAAACCTGCTGCTTCAGTTTGATATCAGCAGCGCAGCAACAGGAATTAAAGTTCATCAGGAAGCGTCTGAAGACGTAAAAAATGCCGTGGCTAGCCTGTATAGCAAAGGGCTATGTACAATGCCCGATGGCGGCTATTTAACAGATGAAGGCATAGAGATGGCGGAACACGCAGACAAACTTCTCCGGGTACTCTCTGCATAA
- a CDS encoding response regulator transcription factor: MQVLIIDDDIEFSGALADYYELKGAECDFAYNGKSGLELAKQGDADVIILDVNMPKMDGYEVCSLLRDAYVSTPVLMMTAYDTMEDELAGFRSGVDDFVVKPCPMPVVWARIEALLKRSRAKETGKITIGELTLNIPAQEVIRAGNVIKVSPVGWQLLLHLAKESPRVVPRKELEQLIWPDSEVDPSNLKVQISKLRKVIDRPFTTPLLHTRINSGIQLKEE, from the coding sequence ATGCAGGTTTTAATAATTGATGACGATATAGAGTTTTCCGGTGCACTAGCTGATTACTATGAGTTAAAAGGGGCTGAGTGCGATTTTGCCTACAATGGTAAAAGCGGATTAGAGCTGGCAAAACAGGGTGATGCCGATGTGATTATCCTTGATGTCAATATGCCTAAAATGGACGGCTATGAAGTTTGCTCTCTGTTAAGAGACGCTTACGTCTCAACTCCTGTACTGATGATGACGGCCTACGACACTATGGAAGATGAGCTTGCCGGCTTCCGCAGTGGGGTAGACGATTTTGTAGTAAAACCTTGCCCTATGCCTGTGGTATGGGCGCGTATTGAAGCGCTGTTGAAGAGAAGTCGCGCTAAAGAGACAGGCAAGATCACCATAGGTGAACTGACTCTGAATATTCCTGCGCAGGAGGTTATCAGGGCAGGAAATGTAATAAAAGTTTCCCCGGTTGGCTGGCAACTGTTATTGCATCTCGCCAAAGAAAGTCCCCGTGTTGTACCGAGAAAAGAGCTGGAACAGTTGATCTGGCCGGATTCAGAAGTTGACCCCAGTAATTTAAAGGTACAAATCAGTAAGCTGAGAAAGGTGATTGATCGTCCTTTTACTACGCCTTTATTGCATACCCGGATTAACTCCGGCATTCAGCTTAAGGAAGAGTAA
- the torC gene encoding pentaheme c-type cytochrome TorC: MTSIIKNIWRTLTRPAVHISLGVLTLGGFIAGVIFWGGFNTALEATNTEEFCISCHTMEANVYQELQETVHWKNNSGVRATCPDCHVPHNWTDKIARKMQASKEVYAQIFGNYDEAGKFEERRLELAQHEWDRFSANGSLECKNCHNYASMDFDGMSKAAQNAMKPAAEKDQSCVDCHKGIAHKLPEGMNSAGAMTEKLAEASKATDYATGKSIISTKYLSLFEDAKMEKPAGTLAPASEVKVVDQDGDMVQIEISGWRKARGFARVIQEDFGMNIPTATLEKKTAKNKQVIQKFEKKVDELTGLPWQRVTAKLWLKKESMLNNFDLIWDQSKEAYQSNCSTCHTQPDEAHFDANTWPSMFNGMLSFVNFDKDSETLILKYLQKHSSDFSEGHH, from the coding sequence ATGACATCCATTATTAAAAACATCTGGCGAACCTTAACTCGTCCCGCAGTACATATCAGCTTAGGCGTACTGACACTAGGCGGTTTTATTGCCGGGGTTATCTTCTGGGGTGGTTTTAACACTGCGCTGGAAGCGACCAATACCGAAGAGTTTTGTATCAGTTGCCACACCATGGAAGCGAATGTTTATCAGGAGCTTCAGGAAACCGTTCACTGGAAAAACAACTCAGGTGTACGCGCTACTTGCCCTGACTGTCACGTGCCACACAACTGGACAGATAAAATTGCCCGTAAGATGCAGGCTTCCAAAGAAGTTTATGCACAGATTTTTGGCAACTACGACGAAGCAGGCAAATTTGAAGAGCGTCGTCTTGAGTTAGCTCAACACGAGTGGGACCGCTTCTCAGCCAATGGTTCACTTGAATGTAAGAACTGTCATAACTACGCATCAATGGACTTCGACGGCATGTCTAAAGCCGCTCAGAACGCTATGAAGCCGGCTGCTGAGAAAGATCAGAGCTGTGTTGACTGCCACAAAGGTATCGCTCACAAGCTGCCTGAAGGTATGAATAGCGCTGGTGCTATGACTGAGAAACTGGCAGAAGCTTCTAAAGCGACTGACTATGCAACAGGCAAATCCATTATCAGTACTAAATATCTGTCTCTGTTTGAAGACGCAAAAATGGAAAAACCTGCAGGTACTCTTGCTCCGGCATCTGAAGTGAAAGTTGTGGATCAGGATGGCGATATGGTGCAGATCGAAATCTCTGGCTGGCGTAAAGCGCGTGGATTTGCACGTGTTATTCAGGAAGATTTCGGTATGAATATTCCTACTGCAACCCTTGAGAAGAAAACCGCAAAGAACAAGCAAGTAATTCAGAAGTTTGAGAAGAAAGTAGACGAACTGACCGGTCTGCCTTGGCAGCGCGTAACGGCCAAATTGTGGCTGAAGAAAGAGAGCATGCTGAACAATTTCGACCTTATCTGGGATCAATCGAAAGAAGCGTACCAGTCTAACTGTTCAACTTGTCACACTCAGCCGGACGAAGCGCACTTCGATGCCAACACCTGGCCAAGTATGTTCAACGGAATGCTTTCCTTCGTGAACTTCGATAAAGACAGTGAAACATTAATTCTAAAGTATTTACAAAAACATTCTTCAGATTTTTCTGAAGGCCATCATTAA
- the mukB gene encoding chromosome partition protein MukB, with product MIERGKYQSLTMINWNGFFARTFDIDQLVTTLSGGNGAGKSTTMAAFITALIPDQSLLHFRNTTEAGSSQASRDKGLFGKLKPGVCFAALEVINSRKQRVIFAVKLQQIAGRDKKVDIKPFLVQGLPSAMKPTDLLIENVSGETARVRQINEVKQLVAGLEGVQFKAFNSVVEYHSLMFDLGVLPKKLRNSSDRSKFYRLIEASLYGGISSAITRSLRDYLLPQNGGVKKAFQDMESALRENRLTLDAIKTTQADRDLFKHLLTESTNYVASDYMRHANDREKKIQQVMSLRSELFASRKRTIEQTEALTRTQKQLNEIIEQESLQELDLQAASDHLQLVQSALRQQEKIERYQYDLEELSEQLEEQMMVVEEAQEQLLILEEETTYSEEEVDSLKSQLADYQQALDIQQTRALQYQQAVQALEKAADITGNPQLSVEMVQPKLAELKSEEQQKTDQLLATKHQLDLLSTQVSRFEKGLKLVTDIAGSVDREQVAEKAQQLTERLDQSERFIQNEAQWRSQLDNLIRDRETQIKAKALYQQYLDTQAVSLQDAEQIEEEKLRHQLTVESAEHEQDDARDERNLKKAQLNSLEQQARQLRQSAPEWIRANDALNKLQQQSGREFASAQSVMQYIQTLLSQEKQQQSEKEKLAERRETLEQTISKLASPGGSSEPLLKDIADFLGGVLLSEIYDDISVEDAPYFSAMYGPARHAIVVSDLSGIKQKLAELHDCPEDLYFIEGDVEAFDDSVFDAEELENAVCVRFSDKQLRYSRIPETSLFGRAAREQKLEALRLERDEVVENYAKASFEVQKLARLYEGFNQFIEKHIGVAFQPDPELALNECSKNINTVTQALSLLDEKDTQLKSAALQSKQAISLLDAILPVLRFVQDDSITLSIEELEQKLAELDKSKLFVSRHKKAINELKNYTAVLSIDPLALDEIEANHTQLNDELMQIKAALFALEDLFERRQYFAYADSVSILDKSSELNDQLKAKLQLTENQRDEKRNKLRAVKEQSAQYNQVLVSLKSAHQAKSETVSEFIAELKELGVQADEGALHRAESRKQTLQQQLTDSRTHKSECEKQITAIEFDLKAQAKGARKQQKNYVELRALVVAAKAGWCNVLHMAREHDVERRLYKREFAYKTADELRSLSDKSLGALRLAVADNETLRDALRASEDTARPERKVAFYISVYQHLRERIRQDIIHTDDPVEAIEEMEVELARLTEELTQRENRLAISSDSVASIINKTILREQNRIRMLNQGLSNINFGQVKGVRLNVNVRESHQILLNGLSEQQQQHKDLFESNRLTFSEAMAKLFQRVNPHIDMGQRSAQVLGEELLDYRNYLELSVEVNRGTDGWLQAESGALSTGEAIGTGQSILLMVVQSWEEESRRLRSKDIVPCRLLFLDEAARLDSKSISTLFELCDRLDMQLLIAAPENISPEKGTTYKLVRKVFKDHEHVHVVGLRGFGQLNSSGYQQQDAQLEFS from the coding sequence ATGATTGAAAGAGGTAAATATCAATCACTGACCATGATCAACTGGAACGGTTTTTTTGCCAGAACCTTTGATATCGACCAGTTAGTGACCACACTTTCCGGCGGTAACGGAGCAGGTAAGTCGACCACTATGGCGGCTTTTATTACTGCATTAATTCCCGATCAGAGCCTGCTGCACTTCAGAAATACCACAGAAGCCGGCAGCTCTCAGGCGTCACGTGATAAAGGTTTGTTCGGCAAACTGAAACCGGGAGTCTGTTTTGCGGCGCTGGAGGTGATCAACTCCCGTAAGCAACGGGTGATATTTGCTGTCAAACTTCAGCAAATTGCCGGACGGGATAAGAAGGTGGATATTAAGCCTTTCCTTGTTCAGGGGCTGCCGTCAGCCATGAAGCCGACGGATCTGCTGATTGAAAACGTTTCAGGTGAGACGGCCCGTGTCCGGCAGATCAACGAGGTGAAGCAACTGGTAGCCGGTCTGGAAGGGGTACAGTTTAAGGCATTTAACTCAGTGGTTGAGTACCACTCACTGATGTTTGACCTTGGCGTTCTGCCTAAGAAGCTGAGAAACAGCAGTGATCGCTCCAAGTTTTATCGCTTGATAGAGGCATCACTGTATGGCGGTATTTCCAGTGCCATTACCCGCTCTCTGCGCGACTATCTTCTGCCGCAGAATGGTGGTGTGAAGAAGGCATTTCAGGATATGGAGTCTGCTCTCAGGGAGAACAGGCTGACGCTGGATGCCATTAAAACCACTCAGGCGGACAGAGATCTGTTTAAGCATCTGCTTACTGAATCTACAAACTATGTTGCTTCTGACTATATGCGTCATGCCAATGATCGCGAGAAGAAAATCCAACAGGTTATGTCATTGCGTAGCGAGTTGTTTGCTTCAAGAAAGCGGACCATAGAGCAGACTGAAGCCTTAACCCGGACGCAGAAACAGCTTAATGAGATTATTGAACAAGAATCGTTGCAGGAGTTAGATCTACAGGCTGCTTCCGATCATCTGCAGTTAGTGCAGTCGGCATTACGTCAGCAAGAAAAGATAGAGCGCTATCAGTACGATCTGGAAGAGCTGAGTGAACAGCTTGAAGAGCAGATGATGGTGGTGGAAGAAGCGCAAGAGCAGTTGCTGATTCTGGAAGAGGAAACCACTTATAGTGAAGAAGAGGTAGACAGCCTTAAGTCACAGTTGGCGGACTATCAACAGGCGCTGGATATTCAGCAGACCAGAGCTTTGCAATATCAGCAGGCAGTGCAGGCACTGGAGAAAGCAGCAGATATTACCGGAAACCCGCAACTGAGCGTTGAAATGGTGCAGCCGAAACTGGCTGAACTCAAAAGCGAAGAACAGCAAAAAACCGATCAGCTTCTGGCGACTAAGCATCAACTGGATCTGCTTAGCACTCAGGTGTCCCGCTTCGAAAAAGGGTTGAAACTGGTTACGGATATTGCCGGTTCTGTTGACAGAGAACAGGTAGCAGAAAAAGCGCAACAGTTGACGGAACGTCTGGATCAGTCGGAAAGGTTTATACAAAATGAAGCGCAATGGCGCTCTCAACTGGATAACCTGATCAGAGACAGAGAGACCCAGATAAAGGCTAAGGCGCTTTACCAGCAGTATCTGGATACGCAAGCAGTATCTTTGCAGGATGCTGAGCAGATCGAGGAAGAGAAGTTACGTCATCAGCTGACTGTTGAGTCCGCAGAACATGAGCAGGATGATGCCCGTGATGAGCGAAACCTTAAAAAAGCTCAGTTGAATAGCTTAGAGCAGCAAGCCAGACAGCTGCGGCAGTCTGCTCCGGAATGGATTCGGGCCAATGATGCGTTGAACAAACTGCAGCAGCAGAGTGGCAGAGAGTTCGCTTCAGCTCAGTCGGTAATGCAATATATTCAGACGCTGCTTTCTCAGGAAAAACAGCAACAGAGTGAAAAAGAGAAACTGGCTGAACGCAGGGAGACTCTAGAGCAGACAATTTCCAAACTGGCGTCACCGGGTGGATCCAGCGAACCTTTGCTAAAGGATATTGCTGATTTTCTTGGCGGCGTTCTGCTGTCAGAAATTTATGATGATATCTCTGTAGAGGATGCCCCTTACTTTAGTGCTATGTACGGGCCGGCCAGACATGCCATTGTGGTTTCTGACCTCTCCGGAATTAAACAGAAACTGGCCGAGCTGCACGATTGCCCGGAAGATCTCTATTTTATTGAAGGGGATGTAGAGGCATTTGATGACAGTGTATTTGATGCCGAAGAGCTGGAAAATGCAGTTTGCGTCAGGTTTAGTGATAAGCAGCTTAGATACTCACGTATTCCGGAGACGTCGCTGTTTGGCAGGGCGGCACGGGAACAGAAGCTGGAAGCATTGCGGCTGGAGCGGGACGAAGTTGTCGAAAACTACGCCAAAGCGTCCTTTGAAGTGCAGAAACTTGCCCGTCTGTATGAGGGTTTTAACCAGTTTATTGAAAAGCATATCGGCGTTGCGTTTCAGCCTGACCCAGAGTTGGCACTCAATGAGTGCAGTAAAAACATCAATACCGTTACTCAGGCTCTATCCCTGCTGGATGAGAAAGATACCCAACTGAAGTCTGCTGCCTTACAAAGCAAACAGGCGATCAGTTTGCTGGATGCTATTTTGCCTGTGCTGCGTTTTGTTCAAGACGACTCAATTACCCTTAGTATTGAAGAGCTGGAACAGAAGCTGGCGGAACTGGATAAGAGCAAGCTGTTTGTCAGCCGGCATAAAAAAGCCATTAATGAGCTGAAAAACTACACGGCGGTATTGAGCATAGATCCACTGGCGTTGGATGAAATTGAAGCGAATCATACACAGCTGAATGATGAGCTTATGCAGATTAAGGCTGCTCTGTTTGCGCTGGAAGATCTGTTTGAGAGAAGACAGTATTTCGCTTACGCCGATTCAGTCTCTATTCTGGATAAGAGCAGTGAACTGAATGACCAGTTAAAGGCCAAGTTACAACTGACGGAAAACCAGAGAGACGAAAAACGCAATAAACTGAGGGCGGTTAAGGAGCAATCGGCTCAGTACAATCAGGTACTGGTTTCACTAAAAAGTGCTCATCAGGCCAAGTCAGAAACGGTCAGCGAGTTTATTGCTGAACTAAAAGAGTTGGGTGTACAGGCAGATGAAGGTGCCCTGCATAGAGCAGAAAGCCGAAAACAGACTTTGCAACAACAACTGACGGACAGCCGCACTCACAAGAGTGAGTGTGAGAAACAGATCACCGCGATAGAGTTTGACCTGAAAGCTCAGGCTAAAGGTGCCCGAAAACAGCAGAAAAACTATGTTGAGCTGAGAGCCTTGGTGGTGGCAGCCAAGGCTGGTTGGTGTAATGTACTGCATATGGCGCGGGAGCATGATGTTGAAAGGCGTCTGTATAAGCGAGAGTTCGCCTACAAAACCGCCGATGAGCTTCGTTCACTGTCCGATAAATCTCTTGGTGCCCTCCGGTTAGCGGTTGCGGATAATGAGACCTTACGTGATGCATTAAGAGCGTCTGAAGATACTGCCCGTCCGGAGAGGAAAGTTGCCTTTTATATCTCTGTCTATCAGCATCTGAGAGAGAGAATCCGGCAGGATATCATTCATACGGATGATCCTGTTGAAGCGATAGAAGAGATGGAAGTAGAACTGGCCAGACTGACTGAAGAGCTGACCCAGAGGGAGAACCGTCTGGCCATTAGCTCAGATTCCGTGGCGAGTATTATTAACAAGACTATCCTGCGTGAGCAGAATCGCATTCGTATGCTGAATCAGGGGCTGTCCAATATTAACTTTGGTCAGGTAAAAGGTGTGCGCCTGAACGTCAATGTGCGTGAGAGCCATCAGATACTGCTTAACGGACTGAGTGAGCAACAGCAGCAACATAAGGATCTGTTTGAAAGTAACAGACTGACCTTCTCGGAAGCCATGGCTAAGCTATTCCAGCGGGTAAATCCGCATATTGATATGGGACAGCGGTCAGCTCAGGTACTGGGTGAAGAGTTACTGGATTACCGCAACTACCTTGAGCTTAGTGTTGAGGTCAACCGCGGAACGGACGGCTGGTTACAGGCTGAGTCGGGTGCGCTTTCAACGGGGGAGGCCATCGGTACTGGTCAGTCTATTCTTCTGATGGTGGTTCAGAGCTGGGAAGAGGAGTCACGCCGCCTGAGAAGTAAAGATATTGTGCCGTGCCGGTTACTGTTTTTGGATGAGGCCGCCAGACTGGATAGCAAATCCATCTCCACCTTGTTTGAGCTGTGTGACCGTCTGGATATGCAGTTGCTGATTGCTGCACCGGAGAATATCAGTCCGGAGAAGGGAACCACCTATAAGCTTGTGCGTAAGGTGTTTAAAGATCATGAACACGTTCATGTTGTCGGGCTACGGGGGTTCGGCCAGCTTAATAGCAGTGGCTACCAGCAGCAGGACGCTCAGTTGGAGTTCTCATAA
- a CDS encoding sensor histidine kinase: protein MKKSISLQKSFARKLVAFGSILVVSMVAIVAIGYTYGFDYVAVVLTRMDARTLAVRLEAENSGQEVLNVSTSTVFRTWDELPADVKQAYISPQQLELDVPVDDLVERQGQHIYLSLMKFPLDNGKTAFWLAEFRGEEADRVYREYLKVITIAALIGVALFMLLLFILAARWMRSLEQPFVHLTRWAEKMGTDYQQEKAQYEYQELNEIAEQLESAIERITAYNQRESQFLRNASHELRTPLAVMQASLDTLSEQHGASRPLGRAQHAVENMSTLCRTLLWLARESADDLESEQLDLADICLNLSQRLSYLKRYKQLGFKLSGEGSCIANPALAEIVISNLIRNAYQYAEEGTINVRIYGSYIVLDNVSHYQGKHASGFGLGLELVKRICDRHKWYFCYRAEGGKVIVEVNFAEDSKTGKSSSVSAPATDFQK from the coding sequence TTGAAAAAGAGCATCTCCCTGCAAAAAAGTTTTGCCAGAAAGCTTGTTGCTTTTGGCTCCATTCTGGTGGTCTCCATGGTGGCGATAGTGGCCATCGGCTACACCTATGGCTTTGATTATGTTGCCGTTGTACTCACCCGTATGGATGCACGTACGTTGGCAGTTCGTCTCGAAGCAGAGAACAGTGGTCAGGAGGTACTGAATGTCTCCACCTCTACTGTGTTCAGAACATGGGATGAGTTACCTGCAGATGTTAAACAGGCTTATATCAGTCCGCAGCAACTGGAATTGGATGTTCCCGTTGATGATTTAGTAGAGCGTCAGGGGCAACATATTTATTTATCCCTGATGAAGTTTCCCTTGGATAACGGCAAGACCGCTTTCTGGCTGGCCGAGTTCCGTGGTGAAGAAGCTGACAGAGTATACAGAGAGTACCTTAAAGTCATTACTATTGCTGCACTGATAGGAGTTGCTCTGTTTATGTTGCTGTTGTTTATTCTGGCGGCAAGATGGATGAGAAGTCTGGAACAGCCCTTTGTTCACCTCACCCGTTGGGCAGAAAAAATGGGAACAGACTACCAGCAGGAAAAAGCCCAATATGAGTATCAGGAACTGAATGAGATTGCCGAGCAACTGGAGTCGGCCATAGAACGAATAACCGCCTATAACCAGCGGGAGAGTCAGTTTCTGAGAAATGCCAGCCATGAACTAAGAACACCTCTGGCAGTTATGCAGGCCAGCCTAGACACCCTTTCAGAGCAGCATGGTGCTTCCCGGCCATTAGGCAGGGCACAACATGCAGTCGAAAATATGAGTACCTTATGCCGTACACTGCTGTGGCTGGCGCGTGAATCGGCTGATGATCTTGAAAGTGAGCAACTGGATCTGGCGGATATTTGCTTAAATCTTTCACAACGTCTCAGCTACTTAAAGCGCTACAAGCAACTTGGTTTTAAGTTGTCGGGAGAGGGGAGCTGTATTGCCAATCCGGCGTTGGCAGAGATCGTAATAAGTAATTTGATCCGCAATGCTTACCAATATGCCGAAGAGGGAACAATTAATGTACGTATATACGGCAGCTATATAGTACTAGATAATGTCAGCCATTATCAGGGAAAACATGCCAGTGGCTTCGGGCTGGGGTTAGAGCTGGTTAAACGTATCTGCGACAGACATAAATGGTATTTTTGCTATCGGGCGGAAGGCGGCAAAGTTATTGTTGAAGTTAACTTTGCCGAAGATAGTAAAACTGGAAAATCTAGCAGTGTTTCAGCCCCTGCAACGGATTTTCAAAAGTAA
- a CDS encoding ABC transporter permease, protein MQTANDISWLQLTLFSLLLVVPLAINVFYKLELAKEMCTAIVRMVVQLTLVGLYLEYLFQLNSLTLNLLWLLVMLLVGSSAITSKARLENRYLLFPVASGLFIGLSPVLLILCFYVISPEPWYQAQYLIPVSGMLLGNSLSGNIVALQNFYGAFELRKGEYEAAISLGAKPSYACNPFVRAAMQKALAPILASMTTTGLVTLPGMMTGQILGGASPMLAIKYQLIILVAIFVMMSVSLTISLQLSIKYTINESGRVKAKFIEK, encoded by the coding sequence ATGCAAACCGCGAACGACATCTCCTGGCTGCAACTTACTCTTTTTTCGCTGCTGCTTGTTGTTCCCCTGGCTATTAACGTTTTTTATAAGCTGGAACTGGCAAAAGAGATGTGCACTGCTATCGTCAGAATGGTTGTCCAGCTCACCTTAGTCGGGCTCTATCTTGAGTACTTGTTTCAGTTAAACAGCCTTACTCTTAACCTTCTCTGGCTGTTGGTCATGTTGCTGGTGGGCAGTAGTGCTATTACCAGCAAAGCAAGGCTGGAAAACCGTTACCTGCTGTTCCCGGTCGCCAGCGGCCTGTTTATCGGCCTGTCGCCGGTTCTGCTTATACTCTGCTTCTATGTAATTAGTCCTGAGCCATGGTATCAGGCGCAGTATCTGATCCCGGTTTCAGGTATGTTGCTGGGTAATAGCCTGAGCGGAAATATCGTTGCGCTACAAAATTTTTATGGCGCGTTTGAGTTGCGTAAGGGTGAATACGAAGCAGCTATTTCCCTCGGGGCAAAGCCTTCATACGCCTGTAACCCGTTTGTAAGGGCAGCAATGCAGAAAGCCCTTGCTCCTATACTGGCTTCTATGACGACAACAGGCTTGGTGACTCTGCCGGGCATGATGACTGGCCAGATTCTCGGTGGTGCCTCTCCTATGCTTGCCATTAAATACCAGTTAATAATACTGGTGGCTATCTTCGTTATGATGAGCGTCTCTCTGACTATTTCTCTTCAGTTGAGCATAAAATACACAATCAATGAAAGCGGCAGAGTAAAGGCTAAATTTATTGAAAAATAG
- the torE gene encoding trimethylamine N-oxide reductase system protein TorE yields the protein MSNVNKSNEAVERSLEWKSFLLITVVLFPILSVAFVGGYGFLIWIMQMLFMGPPGAHG from the coding sequence ATGAGTAATGTTAATAAAAGTAATGAGGCGGTAGAGCGCTCTTTAGAGTGGAAATCCTTCCTGCTTATTACTGTCGTTCTTTTCCCAATATTGAGTGTTGCCTTTGTTGGCGGATATGGATTTCTGATTTGGATTATGCAGATGTTATTTATGGGCCCTCCTGGTGCTCATGGTTAA
- a CDS encoding NAD(P)H-binding protein, with the protein MSNQATAIIGGGWLGKALACQLKQDSHSVFVSRTSDKGVELLTQEGLQSILVKLPFSAGEQSSFIRFLQDNNISTLVGSFPPGFRKGSGQEYLYQWRSLIEAVSGSDVKKIIMISSTTVYPAGSEVMNEDVASYAKAMNDERFSDNARIMLQAEQALIDSGVPFVIIRCAGLYGPERHPGRFVAKIPAISSTAPANMLHLEDAVNIVRFADQQLCNEVINACSPDKVSKEQFYRQALNDYDSSLPFPPVTDKADKNISSQKLLNTGYRFTFENPLQGLKHC; encoded by the coding sequence ATGAGTAATCAGGCTACGGCGATTATCGGGGGCGGCTGGCTGGGAAAAGCATTGGCATGTCAGCTAAAACAGGATAGCCACTCCGTTTTTGTTTCCCGTACCAGCGATAAGGGCGTTGAATTGCTAACACAAGAGGGGCTGCAATCCATATTGGTTAAGCTTCCTTTCTCCGCTGGTGAGCAATCATCATTTATCCGTTTTCTTCAGGATAATAATATTTCAACACTGGTCGGGAGCTTTCCACCCGGTTTTCGTAAGGGTAGTGGTCAGGAATATCTCTATCAATGGCGCTCATTGATTGAGGCGGTATCAGGCAGTGATGTCAAAAAGATTATTATGATCAGCTCTACTACAGTCTATCCGGCTGGCTCTGAGGTGATGAATGAGGATGTCGCAAGTTATGCTAAGGCCATGAATGATGAGCGTTTCTCAGATAACGCCCGTATTATGCTGCAGGCCGAACAGGCGTTAATTGATTCTGGTGTCCCTTTTGTCATTATACGTTGTGCAGGGCTATACGGCCCTGAGCGGCATCCGGGGCGGTTTGTAGCAAAAATCCCCGCCATAAGCAGCACAGCACCGGCTAATATGCTGCATCTCGAAGACGCAGTAAACATTGTCCGTTTTGCCGACCAACAACTTTGTAATGAAGTTATCAATGCCTGTAGTCCGGATAAGGTGAGTAAAGAGCAGTTTTATCGTCAGGCTCTTAACGACTATGACTCCTCCTTACCCTTCCCGCCGGTTACTGACAAAGCAGATAAAAATATCTCTTCACAAAAGTTACTCAATACCGGTTACCGGTTTACTTTTGAAAATCCGTTGCAGGGGCTGAAACACTGCTAG
- the mukE gene encoding chromosome partition protein MukE has product MSSTNFDEYMSESLAKVIANPLFPALDSMLRTGRHVSAEDLDNHALLVDFENELVQFYQRYNVELVHAPEGFFYLRPRSTSLIGRSVLSELDMLVGKVLCYLYLSPERLAHEGIFTNQNLYEELLSLADEKKLIKLVTNRATGSDLDKEKLFEKVRTSLRRLKRLGMVIPVGEEGKFCISEAVFRFGADVRLGDDMQQAQLRLIRDGEAVTEQQETSEKEQQEADS; this is encoded by the coding sequence ATGTCATCGACAAATTTTGATGAATATATGTCAGAGAGTCTGGCAAAAGTGATTGCAAATCCACTGTTTCCGGCACTGGATAGCATGTTAAGAACCGGCCGGCACGTGTCCGCAGAAGACCTGGATAACCACGCCTTGCTGGTGGATTTTGAAAATGAGCTGGTTCAGTTTTACCAGAGATACAATGTTGAGCTGGTTCATGCGCCGGAAGGTTTCTTTTATCTGAGACCGCGTTCAACATCCTTAATCGGGCGCAGTGTACTGTCTGAACTGGACATGCTGGTGGGTAAGGTGTTGTGTTACCTCTATCTTAGCCCTGAGCGTCTGGCTCATGAAGGCATTTTTACTAACCAAAACCTGTATGAAGAGCTGTTGTCTCTGGCAGATGAAAAAAAGCTGATCAAACTGGTGACGAACAGGGCTACTGGCTCTGATCTTGATAAAGAGAAGCTGTTTGAAAAGGTGCGTACTTCTCTGAGACGATTAAAACGGTTGGGAATGGTGATACCTGTCGGAGAAGAAGGAAAGTTCTGTATTAGTGAAGCGGTGTTCCGCTTTGGTGCCGATGTGCGTCTTGGTGATGATATGCAGCAAGCGCAATTAAGGCTGATAAGAGATGGAGAAGCGGTAACCGAGCAGCAAGAAACAAGTGAAAAAGAACAGCAAGAGGCCGACTCATGA